The nucleotide sequence ACCGGATATGTTTTTGCCTTCCGAGAACCAAAGGGTGGACTACTGGGCCCTCTTGTGTCAGGTTGAAGGATCACAGGAAGAACAGGCTCCAAATCAGGTAGACTCTGACGTGTACCGATCGAAAGCTTGTCTGGAGGTTTTTGGTTAGCAAGTAGGCTAACTGAAGGGTTCTTCTCCAACACTCTCCTGTAAAATCCTTTCACGTAAGCAGAGTGAAGGGGATCTTCGACATTGTTAGGCTTTGGATCGAAGGGGTGTAGACCAATATCTGCAAACGTTAAATCAGGTACTGGATCATCCATAAAGTCAGATGGAGGGGGAATCAGACCTAACTCCATGTCAGGAGTAATGGAATGGATTATGTTTGAAGATCCGCCAATGGTAGTTGAACACAGTTTTTTTGGATTGATTGAGATGTTACGATCAGTAACTGAATTAGTAATCGGAAGTTGGGGTCTTAACATGAATTTTGAGGGAGCTGTAGAACAATCTGTGACGGCCTCAGGACCAACGGTAAAGTTTGCATtataattttgatttaaaatatgatCCTCATCTTTCTTTTCCTCTCTTAATGTAATATACACAGACTTATTGGCTTGAAAGCCAACTGGAAATGTGAGCAAGGGCTCAGATCGCCTTTCCATTCCAGACTTGTCAGATCCGAAGGTATCTGGAAGACAAAAACACATGACGCGTGTtggcaaaaacaaaatctaatttaggctcataaatcattttattaCGTACTGTTGATTGAATTCAAACTAAGCTTATTCAGAAGCTTTGCTGAGTCTGGTTCATCATTGGATAGTCCACTGTCCTCCTGCACCTCCAGGGCTTCAATGGTCTGCTCCAGGTACATGATGCACGCTCTCTCCTCAGCAGATAAGTGCTCCATGCTGTCCTCACTCTGCAGGAAAACATACCTTAGTGTTGTgcacattttaatcaatttatacgagagacaagacaggaacaacaatCTGTCAAGAAAAATGTAACTAATACAAAGAAATATGGGCGGCTTGGTGGAACGagcacgtcggcctcatagctctgggatccaggtcacgtctaactgtgtggagtttgcatgtttccggcgggcctgcatgggtttccccTGGGTACTGTGGtctcctcccatattccaaaaacatgcacagtaggccGATATAACACTAATTTgcactaggtatgggtgtgagtatgtaaggttgtccgtctccttgtgccctgtgatcggctagCCACGGATTCAGAGTGCcccccccgcctttggcccagAGTCCGTTgggatggactccagcacccccccggatggactccagcaccccccctccccacgaccctggtgaggatggATGACAGACAAAGAAATATTTAGATTGCGCTGCCAAACAACATGTATGTCATGAGCATAACTGGTATTCCATAACATTAGATGCAGAAGCAGTCACATGAGGAATACATTGACTTACACAAACAGAATTCATGGTGATCACACTGTCATAGCTTCCAGTGCTAGCTTTATTGCTCAAAGGTGCCAAAGCAAGGCCATCATGCCAAGGGTCGACCGTCGACATTCCGTAGTGAAGGAAGAGGCTGGGGACTGTTCATCAAATTGTGGAAAGATCTAAAGtgccatgaaaaaaatgttaaccatGTTTCTAGTGTTGCACAATTtgtctattttcaaataaaagatGTGGTAGTAATAATGAACTTTGCTCCAGAAATACTACAGTCATGAGGTGTTACTAATATAATTTCAGCTTTAGGAGAAGAATAGGATTCAATAATTGTGTATTACTAGTGTTTTGTTATTAAGATTAACGTTTAAAAAGTCAAGATTTTGATGTCTGGCAgaattttgagtaaaaaaaaataaagaagttaAAAACTCAATTAGAATTAATAAACTAGAATAAAGGCGGCCTGGCAAAGGAGTGGTAAGCGCACCAGTAGCTTGTAGATCAAACCAATTCCATAAAGAGCCAAGTGGCTTCAAGTTTTCCATGCAACCAAAGAAGAGgatattttttcaccaatttgatCTCCTGCAAGTGTAAACAGTTCATTGGCAATGGGTGCTCCTTGTTTCAGCGGAAAATTCATCGCTTAAACTGTCTGGGCTGTACTGGTTGGAAGGAACCTTTCTGGGGCCCTTTGTGGACTTGGCTTGACATCACTCATGTAGATATACAACATCATACAATATTCCActcctcatttttttctcccaaagaaAGTTACTCTCCCTCCCAAGAAGACAATCTGCAGAATTAATGGCTTCTAACAGCCAACATCTGTGAATTCAAGAAGTAAACTAGCAGGGCTCGCCCACAACTGACTCAGGATCTAATAGTGAATGGAATGTCACTTTGCTTGCTCAAATGCCTTAGCCTCAACCGAGTGAGCACTGTGATGCGGTAACAGGGTGTTGAACCTAAAGCACACGGAACATTTTGTGACTCAGCCATTCATATAGGGGTGGCATGATTTAGAGTGAAAAGGCAGTAGTACGCTtagatttttctctcaaaatatcTAACTAACGTCAGCCTCAGTTCTCGGGGCCTGGGTTCGTATCAaggtgggtccacctgtgtggaatttgcatgttctcccctggcctgaGTGAGTTTTCTCCacgtactccggtttcctcgcacattccaaaaacatacatggtaggctgattgcactctaaattgcccctaggtatgagtgtgcatgaaggtgtcccccgcctctgtcccgaagtcagctgggacaggctccagcacccctcgtgttcctagtaaggataaagcgtttcagaaaatgaatgactgaattgaTTAATATCTAACAATTGCCTTATACCCTATATCACTGCATTCATGGTTAACAGTGAACATAAATTGTGTAATGCGTAAGGTTTGATTAATTTTATCTTGTCCTGAAAATTGTATTTACACTTTGCCTATTTAACTATCAAGCAAGGTATTGAGTGATTGCTCAACAGTGCCATAAATTTTATAGTAGATGGAAGGCATATCTATACAAATGGGTTAAAGCTGTTATCCGGACTAAAATTGAGTGAATGAAATGAGAGTGGAGAATCAGGAAGTGCTGTAAATGGTTTATAATTAatataatgtaaatgtaaaaagtCTATTTAACCATCAAACTAAATGACAGTAAAACACAAGTACATGTTTGAAGAGCTTGAAAGAGGAATTAAGTTATGAGTGTAGTACAGTTAAATCATAACTCACCACAGAGTTCGACATCAGTATAGGCTCGTCGAGGTTAAATGTGGTGGGTGTCAGTCCATCTCAGAGGTGGTGCGTCCTACCTCTATTGAACGTGAGAAAAATGTTGGGGCAAGTCAGCTAGAAATATCCTGTCCGTAGCCAATCAGTTTCCTGACATTTGGTCATGTGCTGGAAATCAACCAGACAAGACGTGTGGCAAGACAGGAATTGAATGGTGTCtaaataaagttgaacaaaacaaaagcaactaAGTCTGTTTGAAACACGCGGACAGACGTATGCCAAACGGCCTAAGTATTTAGAAATTGATATCAGGTTCTTCCACATTTCAATGCAACTGATGCTACTATTTTGTTTCATTGTCAGTCTGTTAAGGAAAACCTTATTGCAAGAGTACAAGTATATATGCTTAAAAGAAACAAGCACTTTAATAGTTTTACTAATGATACCAGACAACTACCATGTCATATGCTAAAATATACAGATGAACCAAAAGTAttggctttttgttgttgttgttgtaattttgaAGTCTACATTGGTGACATTATTTAACTACCCATTGTAATAGCTGCAACaatgacttgacaaaaaaatcctatatTAACTTTATCATAACATGAGAAATACTCCAGGCTTGGAATGACTTGAACACttgccccaaaaaaacacatgtGCAGTTGCCGGGTTTGGTAGCACAACTATTTTAAACAACAGCAGAAAAACATTCAGCAACAgaaaatttttttaaaaggaccaACTCTCAAACTgcacaatttattatttttacaattgtgaaaatattcatacaaaaacaaaagccgAAGATAATGTACAATCTTTGTGTTATTGATGTGAGGTCCCTCCTGTGTTTTTGCTCAGCCTCAAAAGTATAATCACAGGTCATTCACTGCAATATGTGTAACTTAATAAGACATAGTCCTTTGAATCTTTTTTGACACAAGTGAAAAATTACATagatgcatacatatatacacatatactgtATAGAGATCTATAAAAGCAAAAGTTATTCAAGTATCAAAATAAAGACCACTAGTTTCATGTACAATAGTATTTGCATCTTATtcctccaaaaatattttttctgatcCTCAGGGTTGTGCAAAGGCAAAATAGGACCATGTTGATGGCTGATTGTACCGTCACTGGCGTGTTAAAGACGGTGTACCATAAATTTCACCCTAGTCGTCAAACAATTTGCGAAATACAGCATAACCAAAGGTGTAAAGAGCTCAACGTAAACCTGTACacctacttaaaaaaatgattattatgcCTTTCTAAGTGAACACCCAAACTAATTTataaaattttaattattaaattCACTTGTGGTTTGAAGTCTTGAAAGTAATCAACATATTCAGACTAAAATAGaagtatacagttgtggtcaaaagtttacatacacttgtgaagaccataatgtcatggctctcttgagtttccagttatttctacaactctgatttttctctgatagagcgATTGGAACAcatactttgtcacaaaaaaaaaacgttcatgaagtttggttcttttatgactttattatgggttaatggaaaaagtgatcaaatctgctgggtcaaaaatatacatacagcaacacaaatgaGTAATTTTGGGGACTTTGAAATTTgagtcagtgaaatgagcttcatagcatgtcctcttaactttttgtgagtgattatcagtgaggccatttaaatagggctcattggatgcaaacgcccacaaacactacaatgggaaagtcaaaggagctcggCATGAATCTGAAAATGCAAAtcattgacttgaacaagtcaggaaagtcacttggagccatttcaaagcagctgccgGTCCCAAGAGCATCAGTGCAAAcatgtttgtaagtataaagtgcatggcactgttttgtcactgccacaatcaggaagaagacgcaagctatcacctgctgctgagagaaaattcgTCAGGAGGGTGAaaattcaaccgagaatcaccaaatagcagatctgccaaggattaccttcaaattattcaagataacctaaagtcgtCAGgatcttgggcgcagttgggtgttccaacaggacgatgaccccaaacacacatcaaaagtcaTAATGGAATGGATAAATCAGgttagaattaaggttttcgaatggccttacCAAAGTCCTGTCTTAAACCCCATCGAGAACTCGTGGACattgctgaagaaacaagtccatatGAGAAAGCCATCaga is from Stigmatopora nigra isolate UIUO_SnigA chromosome 1, RoL_Snig_1.1, whole genome shotgun sequence and encodes:
- the LOC144200930 gene encoding uncharacterized protein LOC144200930; this encodes MSTVDPWHDGLALAPLSNKASTGSYDSVITMNSVCSEDSMEHLSAEERACIMYLEQTIEALEVQEDSGLSNDEPDSAKLLNKLSLNSINNTFGSDKSGMERRSEPLLTFPVGFQANKSVYITLREEKKDEDHILNQNYNANFTVGPEAVTDCSTAPSKFMLRPQLPITNSVTDRNISINPKKLCSTTIGGSSNIIHSITPDMELGLIPPPSDFMDDPVPDLTFADIGLHPFDPKPNNVEDPLHSAYVKGFYRRVLEKNPSVSLLANQKPPDKLSIGTRQSLPDLEPVLPVILQPDTRGPSSPPFGSRKAKTYPVSVPYQTQTSEANSPIANGESQLSNKEIIHNQALQKLGLLKDSFTDLEPTLDHNLSPQTRKSWKDLSLLSNPSLLRPSNQKSSYMRKSHASLGSTTMSSDILPVPSSLIDRARHRLSEHGRYSGNNVGASSMHPQVNSPRCTSSDLVKQLTRATAAQLSAVKNSDLQLRQSTGHHNRISVEKCLSHADSNCFRKRCTSHSALQRPVAAHILPRSKGVSAQISTQGQNEIDHREALKKRGLITD